The following are from one region of the Rissa tridactyla isolate bRisTri1 chromosome 10, bRisTri1.patW.cur.20221130, whole genome shotgun sequence genome:
- the TMCC1 gene encoding transmembrane and coiled-coil domains protein 1 isoform X12 — MEIERLEVSSLAQTSSAVASSTDGSINADSVDGTPDPQRTKVAITHLQQKILKLTEQIKIEQTARDDNVAEYLKLANNADKQQSARIKQVFEKKNQKSAQTILQLQKKLEHYHRKLREIEQNGIPRQPKDVFRDMHQGLKDVGAKVTGFSEGVVDSVKGGLSSFSQATHSAAGAVVSKPREIASLIRNKFGSADNIANLKDSLEEGQEDGTGGKALGVIQNFQSSPKYGSEEDCSSATSGSVGANSTTGGPVGASSSKTNTLDMQSSGFDAILHEIQEIRETQARLEESFEDLKVRYQRDYSLIMQTLQEERYRCERLEEQLNDLTELHQNEILNLKQELASMEEKIAYQSYERARDIQEALEACQTRISKMELQQQQQQVVQLEGLENATARNLLGKFINILLAVMAVLLVFVSTVANCVVPLMKTRNRTFSTLFIVVFIAFLWKHWDAITGYLERFLSPPR, encoded by the exons ATCGAGCGATTGGAAGTCAGCAGCCTCGCGCAGACCTCCAGTGCAGTGGCCTCGAGCACCGATGGCAGCATCAACGCGGACTCTGTTGATGGGACCCCAGATCCCCAGCGGACAAAAGTGGCTATCACACACCTGCAACAGAAGATACTGAAGTTGACCGAGCAGATCAAAATCGAACAAACGGCCCGTGATGACAACGTGGCAGAGTACCTGAAACTGGCCAACAATGCAGACAAGCAACAGAGCGCCCGCATTAAGCAAGtgtttgagaagaaaaatcaaaagtcAGCCCAGACCATcttgcagctgcagaagaaacTAGAACATTACCATCGAAAACTGCGAGAGATTGAGCAGAATGGGATCCCTCGGCAGCCAAAGGATGTCTTCAGGGATATGCATCAGGGTTTGAAAGATGTTGGAGCAAAAGTCACTGGCTTCAGTGAGGGAGTAGTGGACAGCGTAAAAGGTGGGCTTTCCAGTTTCTCCCAAGCCAcccattcagcagcaggagctgtggtTTCCAAACCCCGGGAGATTGCTTCCCTCATAAGGAACAAGTTTGGGAGCGCAGACAACATTGCCAATCTGAAAGACTCCTTAGAAGAAGGCCAGGAAGATGGGACAGGAGGCAAGGCTCTAGGTGTTATTCAGAACTTTCAGTCGAGCCCAAAATATGGCAGTGAAGAGGATTGCTCCAGTGCCACGTCGGGCTCAGTGGGAGCCAACAGCACAACAGGGGGCCCTGTGGGAGCTTCTAGCTCCAAAACAAACACTCTGGATATGCAGAGCTCAGGGTTTGATGCAATACTGCATGAGATTCAAGAAATTCGAGAGACACAGGCAAGACTGGAAGAATCATTTGAGGACCTTAAGGTTCGCTATCAGAGGGATTACTCATTAATAATGCAGACTCTGCAGGAGGAGCGGTACAG ATGCGAAAGACTGGAAGAGCAGCTGAATGACCTGACTGAGCTCCACCAGAACGAGATCCTCAACTTAAAGCAGGAGCTGGCCAGCATGGAGGAGAAAATCGCCTATCAGTCCTACGAGCGAGCGCGGGACATCCAG GAGGCCCTGGAAGCCTGCCAGACCCGCATCTCCaagatggagctgcagcagcagcagcagcaggtggtgCAGCTGGAGGGGCTGGAGAACGCCACGGCCAGGAACCTGCTGGGGAAGTTCATCAACATCCTCCTGGCTGTCATGGCCGTCCTCCTCGTCTTCGTCTCCACTGTGGCCAACTGCGTCGTGCCCCTCATGAAGACTCGCAATAGGACGTTCAGCACTTTATTTATAGTGGTTTTCATTGCCTTTTTGTGGAAGCACTGGGACGCCATCACCGGCTACTTGGAACGGTTCTTGTCTCCCCCCAGATGA
- the TMCC1 gene encoding transmembrane and coiled-coil domains protein 1 isoform X9: MVQRFSLRRQLSKIERLEVSSLAQTSSAVASSTDGSINADSVDGTPDPQRTKVAITHLQQKILKLTEQIKIEQTARDDNVAEYLKLANNADKQQSARIKQVFEKKNQKSAQTILQLQKKLEHYHRKLREIEQNGIPRQPKDVFRDMHQGLKDVGAKVTGFSEGVVDSVKGGLSSFSQATHSAAGAVVSKPREIASLIRNKFGSADNIANLKDSLEEGQEDGTGGKALGVIQNFQSSPKYGSEEDCSSATSGSVGANSTTGGPVGASSSKTNTLDMQSSGFDAILHEIQEIRETQARLEESFEDLKVRYQRDYSLIMQTLQEERYRCERLEEQLNDLTELHQNEILNLKQELASMEEKIAYQSYERARDIQEALEACQTRISKMELQQQQQQVVQLEGLENATARNLLGKFINILLAVMAVLLVFVSTVANCVVPLMKTRNRTFSTLFIVVFIAFLWKHWDAITGYLERFLSPPR; this comes from the exons ATCGAGCGATTGGAAGTCAGCAGCCTCGCGCAGACCTCCAGTGCAGTGGCCTCGAGCACCGATGGCAGCATCAACGCGGACTCTGTTGATGGGACCCCAGATCCCCAGCGGACAAAAGTGGCTATCACACACCTGCAACAGAAGATACTGAAGTTGACCGAGCAGATCAAAATCGAACAAACGGCCCGTGATGACAACGTGGCAGAGTACCTGAAACTGGCCAACAATGCAGACAAGCAACAGAGCGCCCGCATTAAGCAAGtgtttgagaagaaaaatcaaaagtcAGCCCAGACCATcttgcagctgcagaagaaacTAGAACATTACCATCGAAAACTGCGAGAGATTGAGCAGAATGGGATCCCTCGGCAGCCAAAGGATGTCTTCAGGGATATGCATCAGGGTTTGAAAGATGTTGGAGCAAAAGTCACTGGCTTCAGTGAGGGAGTAGTGGACAGCGTAAAAGGTGGGCTTTCCAGTTTCTCCCAAGCCAcccattcagcagcaggagctgtggtTTCCAAACCCCGGGAGATTGCTTCCCTCATAAGGAACAAGTTTGGGAGCGCAGACAACATTGCCAATCTGAAAGACTCCTTAGAAGAAGGCCAGGAAGATGGGACAGGAGGCAAGGCTCTAGGTGTTATTCAGAACTTTCAGTCGAGCCCAAAATATGGCAGTGAAGAGGATTGCTCCAGTGCCACGTCGGGCTCAGTGGGAGCCAACAGCACAACAGGGGGCCCTGTGGGAGCTTCTAGCTCCAAAACAAACACTCTGGATATGCAGAGCTCAGGGTTTGATGCAATACTGCATGAGATTCAAGAAATTCGAGAGACACAGGCAAGACTGGAAGAATCATTTGAGGACCTTAAGGTTCGCTATCAGAGGGATTACTCATTAATAATGCAGACTCTGCAGGAGGAGCGGTACAG ATGCGAAAGACTGGAAGAGCAGCTGAATGACCTGACTGAGCTCCACCAGAACGAGATCCTCAACTTAAAGCAGGAGCTGGCCAGCATGGAGGAGAAAATCGCCTATCAGTCCTACGAGCGAGCGCGGGACATCCAG GAGGCCCTGGAAGCCTGCCAGACCCGCATCTCCaagatggagctgcagcagcagcagcagcaggtggtgCAGCTGGAGGGGCTGGAGAACGCCACGGCCAGGAACCTGCTGGGGAAGTTCATCAACATCCTCCTGGCTGTCATGGCCGTCCTCCTCGTCTTCGTCTCCACTGTGGCCAACTGCGTCGTGCCCCTCATGAAGACTCGCAATAGGACGTTCAGCACTTTATTTATAGTGGTTTTCATTGCCTTTTTGTGGAAGCACTGGGACGCCATCACCGGCTACTTGGAACGGTTCTTGTCTCCCCCCAGATGA
- the TMCC1 gene encoding transmembrane and coiled-coil domains protein 1 isoform X11: protein MEGSPPAAETIERLEVSSLAQTSSAVASSTDGSINADSVDGTPDPQRTKVAITHLQQKILKLTEQIKIEQTARDDNVAEYLKLANNADKQQSARIKQVFEKKNQKSAQTILQLQKKLEHYHRKLREIEQNGIPRQPKDVFRDMHQGLKDVGAKVTGFSEGVVDSVKGGLSSFSQATHSAAGAVVSKPREIASLIRNKFGSADNIANLKDSLEEGQEDGTGGKALGVIQNFQSSPKYGSEEDCSSATSGSVGANSTTGGPVGASSSKTNTLDMQSSGFDAILHEIQEIRETQARLEESFEDLKVRYQRDYSLIMQTLQEERYRCERLEEQLNDLTELHQNEILNLKQELASMEEKIAYQSYERARDIQEALEACQTRISKMELQQQQQQVVQLEGLENATARNLLGKFINILLAVMAVLLVFVSTVANCVVPLMKTRNRTFSTLFIVVFIAFLWKHWDAITGYLERFLSPPR from the exons ATCGAGCGATTGGAAGTCAGCAGCCTCGCGCAGACCTCCAGTGCAGTGGCCTCGAGCACCGATGGCAGCATCAACGCGGACTCTGTTGATGGGACCCCAGATCCCCAGCGGACAAAAGTGGCTATCACACACCTGCAACAGAAGATACTGAAGTTGACCGAGCAGATCAAAATCGAACAAACGGCCCGTGATGACAACGTGGCAGAGTACCTGAAACTGGCCAACAATGCAGACAAGCAACAGAGCGCCCGCATTAAGCAAGtgtttgagaagaaaaatcaaaagtcAGCCCAGACCATcttgcagctgcagaagaaacTAGAACATTACCATCGAAAACTGCGAGAGATTGAGCAGAATGGGATCCCTCGGCAGCCAAAGGATGTCTTCAGGGATATGCATCAGGGTTTGAAAGATGTTGGAGCAAAAGTCACTGGCTTCAGTGAGGGAGTAGTGGACAGCGTAAAAGGTGGGCTTTCCAGTTTCTCCCAAGCCAcccattcagcagcaggagctgtggtTTCCAAACCCCGGGAGATTGCTTCCCTCATAAGGAACAAGTTTGGGAGCGCAGACAACATTGCCAATCTGAAAGACTCCTTAGAAGAAGGCCAGGAAGATGGGACAGGAGGCAAGGCTCTAGGTGTTATTCAGAACTTTCAGTCGAGCCCAAAATATGGCAGTGAAGAGGATTGCTCCAGTGCCACGTCGGGCTCAGTGGGAGCCAACAGCACAACAGGGGGCCCTGTGGGAGCTTCTAGCTCCAAAACAAACACTCTGGATATGCAGAGCTCAGGGTTTGATGCAATACTGCATGAGATTCAAGAAATTCGAGAGACACAGGCAAGACTGGAAGAATCATTTGAGGACCTTAAGGTTCGCTATCAGAGGGATTACTCATTAATAATGCAGACTCTGCAGGAGGAGCGGTACAG ATGCGAAAGACTGGAAGAGCAGCTGAATGACCTGACTGAGCTCCACCAGAACGAGATCCTCAACTTAAAGCAGGAGCTGGCCAGCATGGAGGAGAAAATCGCCTATCAGTCCTACGAGCGAGCGCGGGACATCCAG GAGGCCCTGGAAGCCTGCCAGACCCGCATCTCCaagatggagctgcagcagcagcagcagcaggtggtgCAGCTGGAGGGGCTGGAGAACGCCACGGCCAGGAACCTGCTGGGGAAGTTCATCAACATCCTCCTGGCTGTCATGGCCGTCCTCCTCGTCTTCGTCTCCACTGTGGCCAACTGCGTCGTGCCCCTCATGAAGACTCGCAATAGGACGTTCAGCACTTTATTTATAGTGGTTTTCATTGCCTTTTTGTGGAAGCACTGGGACGCCATCACCGGCTACTTGGAACGGTTCTTGTCTCCCCCCAGATGA
- the TMCC1 gene encoding transmembrane and coiled-coil domains protein 1 isoform X10: protein MHWERALLLRRAKIERLEVSSLAQTSSAVASSTDGSINADSVDGTPDPQRTKVAITHLQQKILKLTEQIKIEQTARDDNVAEYLKLANNADKQQSARIKQVFEKKNQKSAQTILQLQKKLEHYHRKLREIEQNGIPRQPKDVFRDMHQGLKDVGAKVTGFSEGVVDSVKGGLSSFSQATHSAAGAVVSKPREIASLIRNKFGSADNIANLKDSLEEGQEDGTGGKALGVIQNFQSSPKYGSEEDCSSATSGSVGANSTTGGPVGASSSKTNTLDMQSSGFDAILHEIQEIRETQARLEESFEDLKVRYQRDYSLIMQTLQEERYRCERLEEQLNDLTELHQNEILNLKQELASMEEKIAYQSYERARDIQEALEACQTRISKMELQQQQQQVVQLEGLENATARNLLGKFINILLAVMAVLLVFVSTVANCVVPLMKTRNRTFSTLFIVVFIAFLWKHWDAITGYLERFLSPPR from the exons ATGCACTGGGAGCGGGCGCTGCTGCTCCGCCGGGCCAAG ATCGAGCGATTGGAAGTCAGCAGCCTCGCGCAGACCTCCAGTGCAGTGGCCTCGAGCACCGATGGCAGCATCAACGCGGACTCTGTTGATGGGACCCCAGATCCCCAGCGGACAAAAGTGGCTATCACACACCTGCAACAGAAGATACTGAAGTTGACCGAGCAGATCAAAATCGAACAAACGGCCCGTGATGACAACGTGGCAGAGTACCTGAAACTGGCCAACAATGCAGACAAGCAACAGAGCGCCCGCATTAAGCAAGtgtttgagaagaaaaatcaaaagtcAGCCCAGACCATcttgcagctgcagaagaaacTAGAACATTACCATCGAAAACTGCGAGAGATTGAGCAGAATGGGATCCCTCGGCAGCCAAAGGATGTCTTCAGGGATATGCATCAGGGTTTGAAAGATGTTGGAGCAAAAGTCACTGGCTTCAGTGAGGGAGTAGTGGACAGCGTAAAAGGTGGGCTTTCCAGTTTCTCCCAAGCCAcccattcagcagcaggagctgtggtTTCCAAACCCCGGGAGATTGCTTCCCTCATAAGGAACAAGTTTGGGAGCGCAGACAACATTGCCAATCTGAAAGACTCCTTAGAAGAAGGCCAGGAAGATGGGACAGGAGGCAAGGCTCTAGGTGTTATTCAGAACTTTCAGTCGAGCCCAAAATATGGCAGTGAAGAGGATTGCTCCAGTGCCACGTCGGGCTCAGTGGGAGCCAACAGCACAACAGGGGGCCCTGTGGGAGCTTCTAGCTCCAAAACAAACACTCTGGATATGCAGAGCTCAGGGTTTGATGCAATACTGCATGAGATTCAAGAAATTCGAGAGACACAGGCAAGACTGGAAGAATCATTTGAGGACCTTAAGGTTCGCTATCAGAGGGATTACTCATTAATAATGCAGACTCTGCAGGAGGAGCGGTACAG ATGCGAAAGACTGGAAGAGCAGCTGAATGACCTGACTGAGCTCCACCAGAACGAGATCCTCAACTTAAAGCAGGAGCTGGCCAGCATGGAGGAGAAAATCGCCTATCAGTCCTACGAGCGAGCGCGGGACATCCAG GAGGCCCTGGAAGCCTGCCAGACCCGCATCTCCaagatggagctgcagcagcagcagcagcaggtggtgCAGCTGGAGGGGCTGGAGAACGCCACGGCCAGGAACCTGCTGGGGAAGTTCATCAACATCCTCCTGGCTGTCATGGCCGTCCTCCTCGTCTTCGTCTCCACTGTGGCCAACTGCGTCGTGCCCCTCATGAAGACTCGCAATAGGACGTTCAGCACTTTATTTATAGTGGTTTTCATTGCCTTTTTGTGGAAGCACTGGGACGCCATCACCGGCTACTTGGAACGGTTCTTGTCTCCCCCCAGATGA